Proteins encoded by one window of Candidatus Hydrogenedentota bacterium:
- a CDS encoding NAD(P)H-hydrate epimerase: protein MKALTANQMREADRRCIEEVGIPSVVLMNTAGTRVFEHVNRGPVGIVCGKGNNGGDGFVVARLALLAGYEPRVVVIADPGELTGDPAIFLQAYRNLGGKVIAAQDEAAARKHVMSLGDCAVLIDALLGTGVKGEVTGPIRAAIDAWPEVYTVAVDLPSGLDADTGAVCGNCVRADITVTFQYAKQGLVMPEAKRYVGRLVVADIGIPKVCGDDEAWIRLERARAGS, encoded by the coding sequence ATGAAGGCATTGACAGCGAATCAAATGCGGGAAGCCGACCGCCGTTGCATAGAGGAGGTGGGGATCCCGAGTGTGGTATTGATGAATACGGCAGGCACGCGGGTGTTCGAACACGTGAACCGCGGCCCCGTCGGGATTGTCTGTGGAAAGGGTAACAATGGCGGCGATGGTTTCGTGGTTGCACGTCTCGCCCTTCTGGCTGGGTACGAGCCGCGGGTCGTTGTCATTGCCGATCCCGGCGAGTTGACGGGAGACCCGGCGATCTTTCTTCAGGCCTACCGGAATCTGGGGGGAAAGGTCATTGCGGCGCAAGACGAAGCCGCCGCGAGGAAACACGTCATGTCCCTGGGCGATTGCGCTGTGCTGATCGACGCTTTACTGGGGACGGGAGTCAAAGGCGAGGTTACCGGCCCGATCCGGGCGGCCATCGATGCCTGGCCGGAGGTCTACACCGTGGCGGTGGACCTGCCGTCCGGCCTCGATGCCGACACAGGCGCCGTCTGCGGGAATTGTGTGCGTGCTGACATCACGGTCACGTTTCAGTACGCCAAGCAGGGCTTGGTGATGCCCGAGGCCAAACGCTACGTAGGGCGTCTCGTCGTGGCGGATATCGGGATTCCCAAGGTATGCGGGGACGACGAAGCTTGGATACGCCTCGAACGCGCCCGAGCCGGCTCGTAA
- a CDS encoding GH1 family beta-glucosidase, with product MKMAEGSFLRFPDGFVWGTATASYQIEGAWNEDGRGPSIWDTFVHTPGKVCDGTTGDVAVDHYHRYQEDVNLMAGLGLNAYRFSIAWPRIIPEGVGAVNEAGLDFYDRLVDALLEKNVTPYTTLFHWDLPQALQNAGGWANRDICQQFADYAAVVVERLGDRVSHWITHNEPAVHSFLGHFLGVHAPGLTDPMATFQTIHHLLLSHGLAMKAVRAAARKLPEVGITHNLAPVHPATDTDADREAARRFDGVFNRMFLDPVYRGSYPEDIGRLLEIIMPKTEAGDMDIISAPLDFLGVNYYTRHVMKHEPDVFPLQAEEVYPEGREYSGMWEIYEPGMYELLTRLKADYSPGKILITENGIPVPDGKDFDGNVRDYRRIRYVRDNLVQVYRAIEDDVPVQGYFHWTMTDNFEWAFGHTMRFGLVYVDFASQKRTVKESGRWFAQVVRDNGVAPNASGPPFLPR from the coding sequence ATGAAGATGGCGGAAGGCAGTTTTCTGCGATTTCCGGACGGATTCGTTTGGGGTACGGCAACGGCGTCGTACCAAATTGAAGGTGCTTGGAACGAGGACGGCCGCGGACCGTCGATCTGGGACACGTTCGTACACACGCCCGGAAAGGTTTGCGACGGCACGACGGGCGACGTTGCGGTAGACCACTACCACCGCTATCAGGAAGACGTGAACCTCATGGCGGGGTTGGGCTTGAACGCCTACCGCTTTTCCATCGCCTGGCCGCGGATTATTCCCGAGGGCGTGGGCGCCGTGAACGAGGCGGGCCTGGACTTCTATGACCGCCTTGTGGATGCGCTCCTCGAAAAGAACGTCACCCCATATACCACGCTTTTCCATTGGGACCTGCCGCAGGCGCTGCAGAACGCGGGCGGCTGGGCCAATCGCGACATCTGCCAGCAGTTTGCCGACTATGCGGCCGTTGTTGTCGAGCGTTTGGGCGATCGCGTCTCGCACTGGATCACGCACAACGAGCCGGCGGTACATAGTTTCCTGGGCCATTTCCTGGGGGTCCATGCGCCGGGCCTGACGGACCCCATGGCTACGTTTCAGACCATCCACCATCTTCTCCTGTCTCATGGGCTTGCCATGAAGGCCGTCCGGGCCGCCGCTAGAAAGCTGCCTGAAGTGGGGATTACGCATAACCTGGCGCCCGTGCATCCCGCCACGGATACGGACGCGGACCGCGAAGCCGCGCGGCGGTTTGACGGGGTGTTCAACCGCATGTTCCTGGATCCTGTCTACAGAGGGAGTTATCCGGAGGATATCGGACGGCTGCTCGAGATCATCATGCCCAAAACTGAGGCGGGGGACATGGACATCATCTCGGCGCCGCTCGATTTTCTGGGCGTCAATTACTATACGCGCCATGTGATGAAACACGAGCCCGATGTTTTCCCTCTGCAGGCTGAGGAGGTATATCCCGAGGGCAGGGAATACTCGGGCATGTGGGAGATCTACGAGCCGGGGATGTACGAACTGCTCACGCGGCTGAAAGCGGATTACAGCCCCGGGAAGATCCTCATCACCGAGAACGGCATTCCGGTGCCTGATGGAAAGGACTTTGATGGCAACGTGCGGGACTACCGCCGGATTCGTTACGTGCGGGATAATCTCGTGCAGGTCTATCGGGCCATCGAGGATGACGTGCCGGTTCAGGGTTATTTCCACTGGACGATGACCGATAATTTCGAGTGGGCGTTTGGGCATACCATGCGTTTTGGACTGGTCTATGTCGATTTTGCCAGCCAGAAACGGACGGTGAAAGAAAGCGGCCGCTGGTTCGCGCAGGTGGTCAGGGATAACGGAGTGGCACCGAATGCTTCCGGGCCGCCCTTTTTACCGCGGTAA
- a CDS encoding PmoA family protein, with translation MTAERCILFIATSLLMYAAVVPAQGGATVTDANSQLVLGIGGKALAEYRYTLVPYKPYISIFRTPEGINVLRDAPHDHLHHHALMFAIGVDGVDFWQEGNAPGRQLHREFVNTGDLSPRHDTVGFVERLDWLGPESDNPILHEKRTVEIFDPKAFGASVMTWETELTVPEGKENASLTGSHYFGLGMRFLESMDKEGAFFNADNAEGDLVRGDEHVTRSRWCAYTSMADGKPVSVAMFDSPDNPRHPAWWFTMSTPFDYLSATLNLYREPMELKADAPLRLRYGVALWDERVDAATVERTCKKWVEAQQPAKSN, from the coding sequence ATGACAGCGGAGCGATGCATTCTCTTCATTGCGACGTCTTTGTTGATGTACGCCGCAGTAGTCCCGGCACAGGGGGGGGCGACCGTGACCGATGCGAACTCGCAACTGGTCTTGGGCATTGGCGGCAAGGCCCTCGCGGAATACCGGTACACGCTGGTTCCATACAAACCCTATATTTCGATATTCCGCACGCCGGAGGGCATAAACGTCCTGCGCGACGCCCCCCACGACCACCTGCACCACCACGCGCTGATGTTTGCCATCGGCGTGGACGGCGTGGATTTCTGGCAGGAAGGAAACGCCCCGGGCCGGCAGCTCCACCGGGAATTCGTCAACACAGGGGATCTGAGTCCCCGGCATGATACCGTGGGGTTCGTCGAGCGGCTCGACTGGCTCGGGCCCGAATCCGATAACCCGATACTTCACGAGAAGCGTACCGTCGAGATATTCGATCCGAAAGCGTTCGGCGCGTCGGTAATGACATGGGAAACCGAACTGACCGTGCCGGAAGGGAAAGAGAACGCCTCGCTGACCGGCTCGCATTATTTCGGACTGGGCATGCGGTTTCTTGAATCCATGGATAAGGAAGGCGCGTTCTTCAACGCAGACAACGCTGAGGGCGATTTGGTGAGGGGAGACGAGCACGTCACGCGCTCCCGGTGGTGCGCGTACACCTCGATGGCCGACGGGAAGCCGGTCTCGGTGGCCATGTTCGATTCTCCGGACAACCCGCGCCATCCCGCCTGGTGGTTCACCATGAGCACGCCGTTTGACTATCTCTCCGCCACGCTGAACCTCTACCGCGAGCCCATGGAACTGAAAGCGGATGCGCCGCTACGGCTGCGTTACGGAGTGGCCCTGTGGGATGAACGTGTGGACGCGGCCACGGTCGAGCGGACCTGCAAGAAATGGGTCGAAGCCCAGCAACCGGCCAAGAGCAACTGA
- a CDS encoding Gfo/Idh/MocA family oxidoreductase: MDSKQANSGTSLTRRTFIGRSASIAAGMAALKAGPAIAQTAKSANEKLGVGLIGCGGRGMGHMGTWKWLAENGGNVEVVAVCDVYRPRLERAAQAAGKAKSYMDYRELLANRNVDIVSIATPDHHHGHQAIDAMRAGKAVYCEKPLTHWSQFEVAKEIAKTARETGRVFQLGTQGMSDPAWWQMKALVDEGLIGQPLHAECGLFRVGDWGERGMSVDDPNAKPGKELHWDAFLGDRPKRDFDVSRFFRWRMYEDYAGGPSTDLFPHSFTPVTTMFDLKAPAFAVGTGGIYRYPLNETQKEDPNEKVEREVPDTFNMLVDYPGGITCAILGTQGNGYQGTGGRGSGAKVPVLRGWEGSLTLQGNEIVFDASGTSKKEPQKFPVQGEENMGEYFRKFVECVRAGNTETQSPAERAYYTQTALIMGYLALRNGKTVRFDPDNETLIL; the protein is encoded by the coding sequence GTGGACAGCAAACAAGCGAATAGCGGAACTTCCCTGACCCGGCGGACGTTTATCGGCCGCAGTGCATCTATCGCCGCGGGCATGGCGGCCCTGAAAGCGGGCCCGGCCATCGCGCAAACAGCCAAGAGCGCCAACGAGAAACTTGGCGTCGGCCTCATCGGTTGCGGCGGGCGCGGCATGGGCCATATGGGTACGTGGAAATGGCTGGCCGAGAACGGAGGCAACGTCGAGGTCGTGGCAGTATGCGACGTGTACCGGCCCCGCCTGGAACGGGCGGCTCAAGCCGCTGGAAAAGCCAAGAGCTACATGGATTACCGCGAACTCCTCGCCAATCGGAACGTTGACATTGTCAGCATCGCCACACCTGACCACCATCACGGTCACCAGGCCATCGACGCCATGCGCGCGGGCAAAGCGGTCTATTGCGAGAAACCCCTGACCCATTGGAGCCAGTTCGAGGTTGCCAAGGAGATCGCCAAGACCGCCCGCGAGACCGGGCGGGTTTTCCAGTTGGGTACGCAGGGCATGTCCGACCCTGCGTGGTGGCAAATGAAGGCGCTGGTCGACGAAGGCCTCATCGGGCAGCCGCTTCACGCCGAGTGCGGTCTTTTCCGCGTAGGCGATTGGGGCGAGCGCGGCATGTCCGTTGACGACCCGAACGCCAAACCGGGCAAGGAACTCCACTGGGATGCCTTCTTGGGGGACCGCCCGAAGCGGGATTTCGATGTCAGCCGGTTCTTCCGCTGGCGCATGTACGAAGACTACGCAGGAGGGCCAAGCACGGACCTCTTCCCCCACTCGTTCACGCCCGTCACAACGATGTTTGACCTGAAAGCCCCCGCGTTTGCCGTGGGAACGGGCGGCATCTACCGGTATCCATTGAATGAAACGCAAAAGGAAGACCCAAACGAAAAGGTCGAGCGCGAGGTGCCGGACACGTTCAACATGCTGGTCGATTATCCCGGCGGCATAACATGCGCAATCCTCGGCACGCAGGGCAATGGCTACCAGGGCACCGGCGGGCGCGGGTCAGGCGCCAAGGTCCCGGTGTTGCGAGGATGGGAGGGCTCACTCACCCTCCAGGGCAATGAAATCGTGTTCGACGCGTCGGGCACGTCAAAGAAAGAACCCCAGAAGTTTCCCGTCCAGGGCGAGGAGAATATGGGCGAGTACTTCCGCAAATTCGTGGAATGCGTGCGTGCCGGCAACACCGAAACGCAGAGCCCGGCCGAACGCGCGTACTATACCCAGACCGCCCTCATCATGGGTTACCTGGCTCTGCGCAACGGCAAGACCGTGCGGTTCGACCCGGACAACGAAACGTTGATCCTGTAA
- the rpmG gene encoding 50S ribosomal protein L33, which yields MAKKENRMQVILECTEAPGTSRYHTFKNVRNTTGRLELKKYNPRLRKYTVHREKK from the coding sequence GTGGCGAAGAAAGAAAACCGCATGCAGGTCATCCTGGAGTGCACCGAGGCGCCGGGCACCTCAAGGTATCACACATTCAAGAACGTGCGTAACACCACAGGCCGCCTGGAGTTAAAGAAATACAACCCGCGCCTGCGCAAGTACACGGTCCACCGCGAGAAAAAGTAG
- a CDS encoding glycerate kinase, translating into MIAIAPDSFKECLTAAEAARALAEGVRRALPDSEIVCVPMADGGEGTVDALVAATNGGIVELTATGPMGEPVSTRYGLLGDGTTAVIEMAAVSGLPLVRPEDRDPRIATTYGTGEVMRDALRRGVSRIIIGIGGSATNDGGAGMAQALGVSLRDARGRELPRGGAALARLATIDLSNRHPGLRECAIEVACDVDNPLCGPCGASRTYGPQKGATPEMVDELDAALRHFGEVVEAETGVSVLEAPGAGAAGGLGAGLLAFAGGVLRPGVELVAEACSLMARIAGAELVITGEGRIDSQTPFGKTPAGVAKVARERGIPVVAIAGSLGPGYETVYECGIDAVFSIASGPMSLAAAMERAPELLAATAEAVARVWHAGRREAGPM; encoded by the coding sequence ATGATTGCTATTGCGCCGGATTCGTTCAAGGAATGCCTGACAGCCGCGGAAGCAGCTCGTGCTCTTGCCGAAGGCGTCCGTCGCGCGCTTCCGGACAGTGAGATTGTGTGTGTCCCCATGGCGGATGGGGGTGAGGGCACCGTGGACGCCTTGGTCGCGGCCACGAACGGGGGTATTGTCGAGTTGACGGCGACCGGGCCGATGGGTGAGCCGGTCTCGACGCGGTACGGACTGCTGGGCGACGGGACAACCGCCGTTATCGAGATGGCAGCGGTATCCGGGCTTCCGCTTGTGCGTCCTGAAGACCGGGATCCGCGTATCGCAACCACTTATGGGACGGGTGAAGTAATGCGCGACGCCCTGAGGCGGGGGGTCTCGCGCATCATCATCGGGATCGGCGGCAGCGCGACCAACGATGGCGGCGCGGGCATGGCCCAGGCCTTGGGCGTGTCACTGCGCGACGCCCGGGGCCGTGAACTGCCCCGTGGAGGGGCGGCCTTGGCCCGGTTGGCCACGATTGACCTCTCGAACCGGCATCCCGGCCTTCGGGAATGCGCGATCGAAGTCGCCTGCGATGTGGATAATCCCCTCTGCGGACCCTGCGGAGCGAGCCGCACATATGGTCCTCAGAAGGGCGCTACGCCGGAGATGGTCGATGAACTGGACGCCGCACTGCGGCATTTTGGAGAGGTTGTCGAGGCGGAAACAGGGGTATCAGTGCTTGAGGCCCCCGGCGCGGGGGCGGCGGGAGGCCTCGGTGCCGGGTTGCTGGCCTTTGCGGGCGGAGTGCTGCGTCCCGGCGTGGAACTCGTGGCCGAAGCGTGCAGTCTAATGGCGCGGATTGCCGGGGCGGAGCTGGTTATCACCGGCGAGGGCCGCATCGACAGCCAGACGCCGTTTGGCAAGACCCCGGCGGGCGTCGCGAAGGTGGCGAGGGAGCGCGGCATCCCCGTGGTGGCGATTGCCGGCAGTCTCGGACCCGGCTACGAAACCGTCTACGAGTGTGGGATCGATGCCGTGTTTTCGATCGCGTCCGGACCGATGTCTCTCGCGGCTGCAATGGAGCGCGCCCCGGAACTGCTCGCCGCAACAGCAGAGGCCGTCGCGCGTGTCTGGCACGCGGGACGCCGGGAAGCGGGCCCAATGTAA
- a CDS encoding uroporphyrinogen decarboxylase family protein has translation MPQRPLTTTENGVLTMLPYECMCAPARKLRDTYAITRGAPLFKREFGYYSLEAWRAQGLPESADLAQVFDYDPPGNHSLNQLGWCEAAFVPEFEVKVIESRGGYEVEQDRAGRHVLYFKGRRNGFMPDYLEHPVKDQRTWEENVQWRMDPTSPERYADLRERMSEARACAAQGMMIVQNVIGGYMYLRSLMGPEPVLCVFYEAPELIHDCMRAWFALADAVIARHQEFVTIDELFLAEDICYNHGALIGPETMREFLLPYYQQLIANVRARQPDQGRKLYIQIDTDGHAPAVIDVYREMGMNVMSPFEVAAGCDVVELGQRYPDLVMFGGIDKRVLAHSKAAIDAHLERILPPMRARGGYIPTCDHGVPEEVTLDNYLHYRKRCVELGG, from the coding sequence ATGCCTCAGAGACCCCTGACAACGACCGAAAACGGCGTGCTCACGATGCTGCCTTACGAATGTATGTGCGCGCCTGCGCGAAAGTTACGCGACACATACGCCATTACCCGCGGAGCCCCGCTATTCAAACGCGAATTCGGCTACTACTCGCTCGAAGCCTGGCGCGCCCAGGGTCTGCCGGAAAGTGCCGACCTGGCGCAGGTGTTCGATTACGACCCGCCGGGGAACCATTCGCTCAACCAATTGGGCTGGTGCGAAGCGGCGTTCGTGCCCGAATTCGAGGTTAAGGTCATCGAGAGCCGCGGCGGTTACGAAGTCGAACAAGATCGTGCCGGCCGCCACGTGCTGTATTTCAAAGGCCGCCGTAACGGGTTTATGCCGGACTACCTCGAACACCCCGTGAAAGACCAGCGAACCTGGGAAGAAAACGTCCAATGGCGGATGGACCCCACCTCGCCCGAACGGTACGCTGACCTGCGCGAACGCATGTCCGAGGCCCGTGCCTGCGCCGCCCAGGGAATGATGATTGTCCAGAACGTCATCGGCGGATACATGTATCTGAGAAGCCTCATGGGACCCGAGCCCGTGCTATGCGTGTTCTACGAGGCGCCCGAATTGATCCACGACTGTATGCGGGCTTGGTTTGCGCTTGCCGACGCCGTCATCGCACGCCACCAGGAGTTCGTCACCATCGACGAATTGTTCCTGGCCGAGGACATCTGCTACAACCATGGCGCGCTCATCGGCCCCGAGACCATGCGCGAATTCCTCCTGCCCTATTACCAGCAACTCATCGCCAACGTACGGGCTCGACAGCCCGATCAAGGCAGGAAACTCTACATCCAAATCGATACCGACGGCCACGCGCCGGCTGTCATCGACGTATACCGCGAGATGGGCATGAATGTCATGAGCCCCTTCGAGGTCGCCGCGGGGTGCGATGTGGTCGAACTGGGGCAGCGCTACCCGGACCTTGTCATGTTCGGGGGCATCGACAAGCGCGTCTTGGCTCATTCGAAAGCAGCCATCGACGCACACCTCGAACGCATTCTGCCGCCGATGCGCGCCCGAGGAGGCTACATCCCCACTTGCGACCACGGCGTCCCGGAGGAAGTCACCCTCGACAACTACCTTCACTACAGAAAACGGTGCGTGGAGCTGGGCGGGTGA
- a CDS encoding amidohydrolase family protein yields the protein MPNLSRVPIFCSHEHWGSIDSIGAVEGGFRADMERGAVPDRDTGLMDILLDPYFRGMLASGGEDLDGWARQAKAASFHDWAHERPSEAYEALRPALEREQLTGTFQCIRRGLADLYDVDIMQVSTSSWLALDEAICRNYSRVFQWYLEVMKRAAFSELIRPVHPEFYLHDATNETARLEASFTHSVMRIDPLLTFWKEECPRRDTLEQTLGVVPRDAASWRRFIGTLLDLAAAKGAVGIKQLQAYKRSLEFLPVEDKDVAWTGALDGGQVRVFEDWVVHECCRQADDRGWAHQIHTGTHNLTQSSPMPLAALAKRYGKQKIVLLHCWPYTREAGWLAKYHPNVYLDTCWMPILNPVFLRDALESWLSYVPSNKVMAGNDATSVEMAVGASLFTREIVTEALAGQSHRLGLKPDALHRVAQAFLNDNAVAVYGIGEHTDQTI from the coding sequence ATGCCGAACCTGTCGCGCGTCCCCATTTTCTGTTCCCACGAACACTGGGGCAGTATTGACTCGATAGGCGCCGTGGAGGGCGGGTTTCGCGCGGACATGGAAAGGGGGGCAGTGCCTGACCGGGATACGGGCCTCATGGATATCCTGCTCGACCCGTATTTTCGCGGAATGCTGGCCTCGGGAGGCGAGGACCTCGATGGGTGGGCCCGGCAGGCGAAGGCGGCAAGTTTCCATGATTGGGCGCACGAGCGCCCTTCGGAAGCGTACGAGGCTCTCCGGCCGGCGCTCGAGCGCGAGCAGCTGACGGGGACGTTTCAGTGCATCCGGCGCGGGCTCGCCGATCTTTATGATGTGGATATCATGCAAGTTTCTACAAGCAGCTGGCTGGCCCTGGACGAGGCGATCTGCCGCAACTATTCTAGGGTGTTTCAGTGGTACCTGGAAGTCATGAAACGGGCGGCGTTCTCGGAGCTGATACGCCCGGTCCACCCGGAGTTCTACCTACATGATGCGACGAATGAAACCGCTCGCCTCGAAGCATCCTTCACGCACAGCGTGATGCGTATCGATCCGCTCCTGACGTTCTGGAAAGAGGAGTGCCCCCGGCGGGATACGCTCGAACAGACCTTGGGCGTCGTACCGCGCGACGCCGCCAGCTGGCGCCGGTTCATTGGCACGCTGCTCGATCTTGCCGCGGCAAAGGGGGCCGTTGGGATAAAGCAGTTGCAGGCGTATAAGCGCTCCCTCGAATTCTTGCCAGTTGAAGACAAGGATGTCGCGTGGACTGGCGCGCTGGACGGCGGACAGGTGCGGGTGTTTGAGGACTGGGTGGTTCACGAATGCTGCCGGCAGGCCGATGATCGCGGGTGGGCGCATCAGATTCACACGGGCACGCACAACCTGACCCAATCTTCGCCCATGCCGCTTGCGGCGCTTGCGAAGCGCTATGGAAAGCAGAAGATCGTGCTTCTGCACTGCTGGCCCTATACCCGGGAGGCGGGCTGGCTGGCCAAGTACCATCCCAACGTGTATCTTGACACCTGCTGGATGCCTATCCTGAACCCGGTGTTCCTGCGCGATGCGTTGGAATCGTGGCTGAGCTATGTGCCATCGAACAAGGTCATGGCTGGTAACGACGCGACATCGGTCGAGATGGCGGTTGGCGCGTCCTTGTTCACGCGGGAAATTGTTACGGAAGCGCTCGCGGGGCAATCGCACCGCCTTGGTTTGAAGCCCGACGCTCTCCACCGCGTCGCACAGGCCTTCCTGAACGACAATGCGGTTGCCGTTTACGGAATTGGCGAGCACACTGACCAGACAATCTGA
- a CDS encoding redoxin domain-containing protein, with product MGNMLVLGAVAILVCTGLSLQVLAGEVETAGDSAKEEALRVGDVAPNVKLVATNTEGEKNQVELKSFQGKKNVLLAFYPRTFTAGCTKQMCGYRDDFSRFKDADTEVFAISVEPQDSSDRFKKEYQLPFNVVGDGERRIVKAFKVPVRDQDGNGYAKRSVFLIDKKGIIRHIDMDYDIEKDKQDVYERIAALNKSEES from the coding sequence ATGGGAAACATGCTTGTATTGGGAGCCGTAGCTATTCTTGTGTGCACCGGGCTGTCGTTACAGGTTCTGGCTGGCGAGGTCGAGACTGCCGGGGATAGCGCGAAGGAAGAGGCGCTGCGGGTGGGAGACGTTGCGCCGAACGTCAAGCTTGTGGCAACGAACACGGAAGGCGAGAAGAACCAGGTGGAACTGAAATCGTTCCAGGGCAAGAAGAATGTGCTGCTTGCCTTCTATCCCAGGACGTTCACGGCGGGCTGCACGAAACAGATGTGCGGGTACCGCGACGATTTTTCGCGTTTCAAGGATGCCGACACCGAGGTGTTCGCGATCAGCGTCGAGCCCCAGGATTCCAGCGACCGCTTCAAGAAAGAGTACCAGCTGCCGTTCAACGTAGTGGGCGACGGCGAGCGCAGGATCGTGAAGGCCTTCAAGGTGCCGGTGCGCGACCAGGACGGCAACGGCTATGCCAAACGGTCGGTATTCCTGATTGACAAGAAAGGGATTATCCGCCACATTGACATGGACTACGATATCGAGAAAGACAAACAGGATGTGTACGAGCGGATCGCCGCGCTGAACAAGTCCGAAGAATCCTGA
- a CDS encoding FAD-binding protein, whose product MSTADSLHAAIGAWTRALGEAHVRTDEETLERYSRTTQDTAPRPACILFPESTAQVQEIVRIAGRHGAVVYPISRGRNWGYGDACAPTPGAAIVDLSRMNQILEVNTELAYAVIQPGVTQGQLYEYLAEHETGLWMDSTGAGPEASLVGNTLDRGFGHTRYGDHFETCCGMEVVLADGRVLETGFGHFANAKAGRVYRYGVGPFLDGIFCQSNFGIVTKIGLWLMPQPEAFCFFFCTVKEDGDLERLIDALRPFRLRKMLDSAIHIGNDLRVLSSRIHYPWESAGELGALPERFRQQLRHMHGIGPWSVGGALTGTRGHVRGMRRHLRRALGPIGKLVFVSDAKLALGERIARAAERFGMRKLSEQLASLRPVYAQMKGAPAGESVHGTQWRLRHPPEHESDPKDPLETGCGLMWFSPVLPVTGRDARRVLDLVGPVLAQYDFDLLATFTLLNERSMIGILNVAFDKSAPEETARAMECYDAAMKILIQDGYVPYRTGLRGMEKIRNGGDVFWQVAREIKQALDPGDIIARGRYVPPLDESGRPGLK is encoded by the coding sequence ATGTCCACGGCGGATTCGTTGCATGCGGCTATCGGCGCGTGGACACGCGCCTTGGGCGAGGCGCATGTCCGGACGGACGAGGAAACGCTCGAGCGCTACTCGAGGACCACGCAGGACACCGCGCCGCGTCCCGCTTGCATCCTGTTTCCGGAATCCACCGCGCAGGTGCAGGAGATCGTGCGCATCGCCGGGCGGCACGGCGCGGTGGTCTATCCAATATCACGCGGCCGGAACTGGGGATACGGCGATGCCTGCGCGCCTACGCCGGGCGCGGCGATCGTCGATCTCTCGCGAATGAACCAGATCCTCGAGGTGAACACCGAGCTGGCGTACGCGGTCATCCAGCCGGGGGTGACGCAGGGTCAATTGTACGAGTATCTGGCAGAGCATGAGACCGGATTGTGGATGGATAGCACTGGTGCGGGCCCGGAAGCCAGCCTGGTGGGCAATACGCTCGACCGGGGTTTCGGGCACACGCGTTACGGCGACCATTTCGAGACCTGCTGCGGGATGGAAGTGGTGCTTGCCGACGGCCGTGTACTCGAGACCGGATTCGGCCATTTTGCGAATGCCAAAGCCGGCCGCGTGTACCGTTACGGGGTGGGTCCGTTTCTCGACGGGATCTTCTGCCAATCGAATTTCGGCATCGTGACGAAGATTGGCCTTTGGCTCATGCCGCAGCCGGAAGCCTTCTGTTTCTTCTTCTGCACAGTGAAAGAGGACGGGGATCTCGAGCGTCTGATAGATGCATTGCGCCCGTTCCGCCTGCGCAAGATGCTCGATTCGGCCATTCACATCGGAAACGATCTGCGCGTGCTCAGCAGCAGGATTCACTACCCCTGGGAGTCCGCGGGCGAATTGGGGGCGCTTCCGGAGCGTTTCAGGCAGCAATTGCGGCATATGCACGGCATCGGCCCGTGGAGCGTGGGCGGGGCGCTGACGGGCACGCGCGGGCACGTGCGCGGTATGCGGCGGCATCTCCGGCGCGCGCTTGGGCCCATTGGAAAGCTGGTCTTCGTAAGTGACGCGAAGCTGGCACTCGGCGAACGCATCGCGCGCGCCGCGGAACGCTTCGGGATGCGCAAACTCTCCGAACAGCTTGCATCGTTGCGGCCTGTATACGCCCAGATGAAAGGCGCACCGGCCGGCGAATCGGTCCACGGCACCCAGTGGCGTCTGCGGCACCCTCCCGAGCATGAATCCGACCCGAAGGATCCCCTCGAGACAGGTTGCGGGCTGATGTGGTTTTCGCCAGTGCTGCCCGTGACCGGGCGCGACGCCCGCCGCGTGCTGGACTTGGTCGGGCCGGTCCTTGCGCAATACGATTTCGACCTGCTGGCGACGTTCACGCTGCTCAACGAGCGCTCGATGATCGGCATCCTCAATGTGGCCTTCGACAAATCGGCGCCCGAAGAGACGGCCCGCGCCATGGAATGCTATGATGCCGCCATGAAAATCCTTATTCAGGACGGCTACGTCCCGTACCGGACGGGGCTTCGCGGAATGGAAAAGATTCGGAATGGGGGAGACGTGTTCTGGCAAGTGGCCCGCGAGATCAAGCAGGCCCTGGACCCCGGCGACATCATCGCCCGGGGGCGCTATGTACCGCCGCTGGACGAATCCGGCCGGCCCGGGCTGAAATAG